From a region of the Labilithrix sp. genome:
- a CDS encoding response regulator transcription factor, with the protein MRGRVDANGLSHQLQICVHLCIRQAGTCEIGARYVEARMSPRASGHQDDSMRGASDERPPELVELLVTSLDELARLTCRDPRVEGWIAAQRRRLDSLRLAIRAARESAGEEERLGGIERDIALADVDRLAPTAAREWSLTDRQSQVLRLVAEGLSNKEIGTVARMSPRTVEVHVTAILQKSGVDTRTRLIAETWRRRRRWARASESPAEPEDVG; encoded by the coding sequence ATGCGCGGCAGGGTCGATGCGAACGGTCTGAGCCATCAGCTACAGATTTGTGTACACTTATGTATACGTCAAGCTGGTACCTGCGAAATCGGCGCTCGCTACGTGGAAGCACGTATGTCGCCGCGCGCGAGCGGCCATCAGGATGACTCGATGCGCGGAGCGAGCGACGAACGGCCGCCGGAGCTCGTCGAGCTGCTCGTGACCTCGCTCGACGAGCTCGCGCGCTTGACCTGCCGCGATCCGCGCGTCGAAGGTTGGATCGCGGCGCAGCGGCGCCGTCTCGATTCGCTCCGTCTGGCGATCCGCGCGGCCCGCGAGAGCGCAGGGGAGGAGGAGCGCTTGGGGGGCATCGAGCGCGACATCGCGCTCGCCGACGTCGATCGCCTCGCGCCGACGGCGGCGCGAGAATGGAGCTTGACCGACCGTCAGAGCCAAGTGCTTCGGCTCGTCGCCGAGGGGCTCTCGAACAAGGAGATCGGCACCGTCGCGCGGATGTCTCCTCGCACGGTGGAGGTGCACGTGACGGCCATCCTCCAGAAGTCTGGCGTCGACACCCGAACGCGACTGATCGCGGAGACGTGGCGCCGCCGGCGCCGCTGGGCGCGCGCCTCAGAAAGTCCCGCGGAGCCCGAAGACGTTGGTTGA
- a CDS encoding carboxypeptidase regulatory-like domain-containing protein, whose translation MKKKYRNGSFRRLAVAVVGVGAWLAIAGSGCSSSSGSKGGVVKGVVVRDDGQPLEGVDVSTADGATTTTNAQGKYTINLGVGARRVLRLSKSGYFTNVVGVTPSAKAATNQRNVLRERKLLGKVDGATGGLVASDSKNIQIALEPGALALEGGGAPAGSVDIFVAYVDPTDESFAAQMPGGDFRARRNRPAGTDAGVSIPPIPPPIDASDEVDAGAGSAGEEDAAVPAAPPEEDDDGGGADGGDPSDGVLTSFGALFIEAEDENRRPVVFTRPSDICVTIPEAMRASAPATMPIWVLGTSTATWEETTVAVKVDDQYCFQGGAMGAVNCDIFQRVAYVKGRVCDKNRVVANAEIVITNPNVSGSQLRVFTDESGEYLVAVGSGSDLTAQVRLAGADASPASGAATLQETICALCPGETTTVDFGVCPVGFGADAADAAETKRNDVFGCRDSMCRDNSAFQSTASVCATQQVAGGDTPETRTIELGRSRGTFTFYHEAYGKKDQMQVFYEGQQLYDTGCISGGTTATLSFAGAATAIVVVVTPNCDSPELGTAWDFLIGCPPWLQLGGATPPVGDGGAPDAGGGDGG comes from the coding sequence ATGAAGAAGAAGTACCGAAATGGCAGCTTTCGTCGGCTCGCAGTCGCGGTCGTAGGTGTCGGCGCCTGGCTCGCGATCGCCGGTTCGGGTTGCTCGTCGTCGTCGGGCTCCAAGGGCGGGGTGGTGAAGGGCGTCGTCGTCCGGGACGACGGCCAGCCGCTCGAAGGCGTCGACGTATCGACCGCCGACGGCGCGACCACGACGACCAACGCGCAAGGCAAGTACACGATCAACCTCGGCGTCGGCGCGCGCCGCGTGTTGAGGTTGTCGAAGTCGGGCTACTTCACGAACGTCGTCGGCGTGACGCCGTCAGCGAAGGCAGCGACCAACCAGCGCAACGTTCTCCGCGAACGAAAGCTGCTCGGCAAGGTCGACGGCGCGACGGGCGGACTCGTCGCGTCCGACTCGAAGAACATCCAGATCGCGCTCGAGCCCGGAGCGCTCGCCCTCGAGGGGGGCGGGGCGCCGGCCGGCAGCGTGGACATCTTCGTCGCGTACGTGGATCCGACCGACGAGAGCTTCGCCGCGCAAATGCCCGGTGGCGACTTCCGCGCCCGGCGGAACCGGCCCGCAGGCACCGACGCCGGCGTGAGCATTCCGCCGATCCCCCCGCCGATCGACGCGTCGGACGAGGTGGACGCCGGCGCAGGGAGCGCCGGAGAAGAGGACGCCGCGGTGCCGGCAGCGCCTCCGGAGGAGGACGACGACGGCGGAGGAGCGGATGGAGGAGATCCGTCCGACGGCGTGCTCACGTCGTTCGGCGCGCTGTTCATCGAGGCCGAGGACGAGAATCGCCGGCCCGTCGTCTTCACGCGCCCCTCGGACATCTGCGTCACGATCCCCGAAGCGATGCGCGCGAGCGCGCCTGCCACGATGCCGATCTGGGTCCTCGGGACGTCGACGGCGACGTGGGAAGAGACCACGGTGGCGGTGAAGGTCGACGACCAATACTGCTTCCAGGGCGGAGCGATGGGAGCCGTGAACTGCGACATCTTCCAGCGGGTCGCGTACGTCAAGGGCCGCGTCTGCGACAAGAACCGTGTCGTCGCGAACGCCGAGATCGTGATCACGAACCCGAACGTGAGCGGCAGCCAGCTCCGCGTCTTCACGGACGAGAGCGGCGAATACCTGGTCGCGGTGGGCTCCGGCTCCGATCTGACGGCGCAGGTGCGCCTCGCCGGCGCGGACGCCTCGCCGGCGAGCGGCGCGGCGACGCTTCAGGAGACGATCTGCGCGCTCTGTCCCGGCGAGACAACGACCGTCGACTTCGGTGTCTGCCCGGTGGGCTTCGGAGCGGACGCAGCGGACGCGGCGGAGACGAAGAGGAACGACGTCTTCGGATGCCGCGACTCGATGTGTCGCGACAACTCTGCCTTCCAGAGCACGGCGAGCGTCTGCGCGACGCAACAGGTCGCGGGCGGTGATACCCCGGAGACACGCACGATCGAGCTCGGCCGGTCTCGCGGCACGTTCACGTTCTACCACGAGGCTTACGGCAAGAAGGACCAGATGCAGGTGTTCTACGAGGGCCAGCAACTCTACGACACAGGCTGCATCTCGGGCGGGACGACCGCGACCCTCTCTTTCGCCGGTGCCGCGACGGCGATCGTGGTCGTCGTGACGCCGAACTGCGACAGCCCCGAGCTCGGCACCGCGTGGGATTTCCTGATCGGGTGTCCGCCGTGGCTTCAGCTCGGCGGCGCTACGCCCCCGGTCGGCGACGGAGGCGCGCCGGACGCCGGCGGCGGCGACGGCGGTTAG